A single Oncorhynchus tshawytscha isolate Ot180627B linkage group LG01, Otsh_v2.0, whole genome shotgun sequence DNA region contains:
- the LOC112218337 gene encoding DENN domain-containing protein 5B — protein sequence MMSGVTSATGSASCRFAQHFVVCGLDTETGLEPEELAGESFEQSPIRRSFRSKVLAHYPESTDRSPFNGDAVNMLCMPRGLSFRSQTDSRDSHFHSFTVARDDGTHSYGFVHMYYEEVTSAQITAAMQTLHQMHHVEHHSTSSSSRSTSSASSPSTSSMDSLVSSLDESDAASMAERPLLAYLGCTVGSFQPARDTLYVSKALCLLTPLPFLLAARHFLSQLHQAVTSYAAPPLPLESYIHNILYEVPAPPPGRSLRFHGVQGPIVCQQPGPEELPLGDYPLGEAFSLLGVENLVRLLTSVLLETQILLYSQDYQRLMTVAEGITTLLFPFQWQHIYLPILPAPLHHLLDAPVPFLMGIQRRDGAQRSTLELSNESNLCFVDIDNHRVDPPEDLPLFPDQLELIQEVNEVLLRFGLQPYGGSTTTKPAPAAPPCLSSLVLEDLMEDRRNGNLGGEELAVLERLQALARRCGGGGMAGGKTLGRAFEEEEEELKAAKMNVQLREVFAGRFTSIFGRYEEFVIHSAPDLESWLGNREGTSNFDKGSFLSAQPATHLHFLSRFLETAMFSSFVDSKVLSRWADREPLQRVFDRRLERERLYNTLEDDPGNRLYRKCTVLHESVQAMERRLLKADHTAIHPHLLDMRIGQGRHQQGCFPRLQADVLAQGHHTNKWSSRYIPKRPVTTETTSGLDNDQREKFSPGRRILCQSKLLDPSPSAVTQTQRGFVEGLLRECRVKTRHMLMERMGKESVELGRGEANITGLQENRLIHSLCDLLERTWGHGLQLKQGRSALWSHLLHYQANEEKMESPSNAECPVSNGSDSRRLEEGLPPPKGSFVQDMRFVQTMSGDLCEVGQARAWIHLALEKKLLSQHLKLLLANHDLIRQLYKPYAFLLCEEEREQFLFHLLSLNTVDYLCFTRKFTSISIPYRVVITPMKKLSIAMTMSNPWVCVSGELGDSGVRQIPKNTQEIIFQCQNLGRLSTLQLGQENSGLLAKCLVDCVIVHNEITGHTYRFPCGRWLGKGVGDGSLERVLIGQLVSPGGEEDSGRWTGTPPEQGSPPQSGRTGSLGSLSRSNKLSSAQVQEDTREAVNNLVKHFHKAEQERGNLTALLCGEGGLVRSLEQFLLHGFKSSRLFQRSVFIWDFVEKVVVSMETADQMGDLRESTELCDSLCHYANAINASPRNIGKEGKFQLLVCLGVRDRLLPQWLHLLAECHLTAVQYEKSALVRDRAAVHTLSRVLHTLHEFPIALETALVKGVDL from the exons GTGAGAGCTTTGAGCAGAGCCCCATCCGGAGGTCCTTCAGGTCCAAGGTTCTGGCCCACTACCCTGAGAGCACAGACAGGAGTCCCTTCAACGGAGATGCAGTCAACATG ctCTGCATGCCACGAGGCTTGTCATTCCGTAGTCAGACGGACAGCCGCGACTCCCACTTCCACTCCTTCACGGTCGCTCGGGATGACGGCACACACTCCTACGGCTTTGTGCACATGTACTACGAGGAGGTGACGAGCGCCCAGATCACCGCGGCGATGCAGACCCTCCATCAGATGCACCACGTCGAGCATCACTCCACCTCTTCTTCATCCCGCTCTacctcctccgcctcctccccctccacatcCAGCATGGACTCTCTGGTGAGCAGCCTGGACGAGTCGGATGCTGCTTCCATGGCAGAGCGTCCCCTGTTGGCTTATTTGGGCTGCACAGTGGGTTCCTTCCAACCAGCCCGGGACACCCTGTATGTCTCCAAGGCCCTCTGCCTCCTGAcgcccctccccttcctcctcgcCGCCCGCCACTTCCTGTCCCAGCTGCACCAGGCGGTGACATCGTACGCCGCCCCGCCGCTGCCCCTAGAGAGCTACATCCACAACATCCTGTATGAGGTGCCCGCGCCGCCGCCTGGTCGGTCGCTCCGGTTCCACGGGGTCCAGGGGCCCATCGTGTGCCAGCAGCCCGGCCCAGAGGAGCTCCCGCTGGGGGACTACCCACTGGGAGAGGCCTTCTCTCTGCTGGGGGTGGAGAACCTGGTGAGACTGCTTACCTCTGTGCTGCTGGAGACCCAGATCCTGCTTTACTCACAAG actACCAGCGGTTGATGACTGTGGCAGAGGGCATCACCACCCTGCTGTTCCCGTTCCAGTGGCAGCATATCTACCTGCCCATCCTGCCCGCTCCCCTGCACCACCTCCTGGATGCACCAGTGCCCTTCCTCATGGGTATCCAGAGGAGGGACGGTGCCCAACGCTCCACTCTGGAGCTGTCCAATGAG TCCAATCTGTGCTTCGTGGACATTGACAATCACCGTGTGGATCCACCCGAGGACCTGCCCCTCTTCCCAGACCAGCTGGAGCTCATCCAGGAAGTGAACGAGGTGCTGCTGCGCTTCGGCCTCCAGCCATACGGGGGCTCTACAACCACCAAGCCCGCCCCTGCCGCTCCCCCCTGCCTCAGCAGCCTCGTCCTGGAGGACCTGATGGAAGACCGGCGCAACGGGAACCTGGGAGGGGAGGAGTTGGCCGTGCTGGAACGACTGCAGGCACTGGccaggaggtgtggaggaggggggatggCGGGAGGGAAGACGCTGGGACGGGCGtttgaggaagaagaggaggagctgAAGGCAGCCAAGATGAACGTGCAGCTGAGGGAGGTGTTCGCGGGGCGTTTCACCTCCATTTTCGGGAGGTACGAAGAGTTTGTGATCCACAGCGCTCCCGACCTGGAGTCCTGGCTGGGCAACCGTGAAGGAACGAGCAACTTTGATAAG GGCTCTTTCCTGTCGGCGCAGCCCGCCACACACCTACACTTCCTGTCTCGGTTCCTGGAGACGGCCATGTTTTCATCGTTCGTAGACAGCAAGGTGTTGTCTCGCTGGGCAGACCGGGAGCCACTGCAGCGCGTGTTCGACAGGCGCTTGGAGAGGGAGCGCCTCTACAACACGTTGGAGGACGATCCTGGTAACCGGCTCTACAGGAAGTGCACAGTGCTCCATGAGTCAG TCCAGGCCATGGAGCGCAGGCTGCTTAAGGCTGACCACACGGCCATCCACCCCCACCTGTTGGACATGAGGATTGGCCAGGGCCGACACCAACAGGGCTGCTTCCCCAGGCTACAGGCTGATGTATTGGCACAGGGACACCACACCAACAA GTGGTCAAGTCGTTACATCCCTAAGAGACCAGTGACCACTGAGACCACCTCAGGACTGGACAATGACCAGAGAGAG AAGTTCTCTCCGGGGAGGAGGATCCTATGCCAGTCTAAGCTGCTTGACCCCTCCCCCTCAGCTGTCACTCAAACCCAGCGTGGGTTCGTGGAGGGGCTGCTGAGGGAGTGTCGTGTGAAG ACCAGGCATATGCTGATGGAAAGGATGGGGAAGGAGAGTGTGGAGCTGGGACGGGGCGAGGCCAATATTACAGGCCTGCAGGAGAATAGACTGATCCACAGCCTCTGTGACCTGCTGGAGAGGACCTGGGGCCACGGGCTACAGCTCAAACAG GGGAGGTCGGCTCTGTGGTCCCACCTGCTCCACTACCAGGCCAACGAGGAGAAGATGGAGTCCCCTTCAAATGCCGAATGTCCAG TGTCCAATGGGTCGGACAGCAGGAGGCTGGAGGAGGGGCTTCCACCGCCGAAGGGCTCCTTTGTACAGGATATGAG GTTTGTCCAGACCATGAGTGGGGATCTCTGTGAAGTGGGTCAGGCCCGGGCCTGGATTCATTTGGCCCTGGAGAAGAAACTGCTCTCACAACACCTCAAACTGCTCCTGGCCAACCATGACCTGATTAG GCAGCTGTATAAACCTTATGCATTCCTGCtgtgtgaggaggagagggagcagtttCTGTTCCACCTGCTGTCGCTCAACACTGTAGACTACCTCTGCTTCACGCGCAAATTCACCTCCATCA GCATTCCGTACCGTGTTGTCATAACGCCCATGAAGAAGCTGAGCATTGCCATGACAATGTCCAACCCCtgggtgtgtgtttctggcgaGCTGGGTGACTCCGGGGTCAGACAGATTCCCAAGAACACACAGGAGATCATCTTCCAG TGTCAGAACCTGGGCAGACTGAGCACCCTGCAGTTGGGCCAGGAGAACTCTGGTCTGCTGGCTAAGTGTCTGGTGGACTGTGTGATTGTGCACAATGAGATCACTGGACACACCTACAG GTTCCCATGCGGCCGCTGGCTGGGGAAGGGTGTGGGCGACGGAAGCCTGGAGAGGGTGCTGATTGGTCAGCTGGTGTCGcccggaggagaggaggattctGGGAGGTGGACGGGGACTCCCCCAGAGCAGGGCTCACCCCCACAGAGCGGACGCACGGGGAGTCTGGGGTCTCTGAGCCGCAGCAACA aGCTCTCCTCTGCTCAGGTGCAGGAGGATACGAGGGAGGCAGTGAACAACCTTGTCAAGCACTTCCACAAAGCAGAGCAGGAG aGGGGGAACCTGACTGCTCTGCTCTGTGGAGAGGGGGGGCTGGTGCGCTCCCTGGAACAGTTCCTCCTCCACGGCTTTAAGTCCTCGCGCCTATTTCAAAGGAGTGTGTTCATATGGGACTTTGTGG agaaagtggTGGTTTCCATGGAGACTGCAGATCAGATGGGTGACTTGCGTGAATCAACAGAACTATGTGACTCGCTGTGTCACTATGCCAACGCCATCAACGCTTCACCACGGAACATCGGAAAGGAGGGCAAGTTCCAGCTGCTGGTCTGCCTGGGAGTCAG GGACCGGCTGCTGCCCCAGTGGCTCCACCTATTGGCCGAGTGCCACCTGACGGCTGTTCAATACGAGAAGTCAGCTCTGGTCCGGGATCGTGCCGCCGTCCACACTCTCTCCCGTGTCCTCCACACCCTCCACGAGTTCCCCATCGCCCTGGAGACCGCCCTGGTCAAGGGGGTGGACCTCTAA